Genomic segment of Peribacillus frigoritolerans:
TCAGTGCTTTTTCTTTTTCAGTCCAATCATGGCTCCTTACCTCTTCTATGCTTGGAACCTGCTTTCTTCCACCTTGTCCACTTTGAATTTTCCATAGAATGTTGCTAAGGGCAATTTCTTTCGCATGTTCCTCCGTTTCTGAGCAAATGGCCGAAACCGTAACGATCGTTTTAGGTTCTTTAAGCAACCCTTTTGTTTGAAAGTGTTCACGGTACTGATGAAAGCTCTGCACTCCATCATTTTCACTCATGAATTCACCAAACGCGTATGCAGTCCCATTCTCAGCGGCAAGATTTGCACTTTTCCCGCTTGTTCCCAATATCCATGGTTCAGGCGGCACCTTTGGGATAGGAGCAGCAGAGACATTTGAAAATGGATGTTCATTCGGAAATTCATCTCTTAGAAAATTCAACAGTTCTTGAACTAGTTCAGGCATTTTATAAACATTCTGAAGAAAATTATCGGATAATGCCATCGTTGCTTCGGCAGATCCACCAGGAGCACGCCCGATTCCCATATCAATCCGGCCAGGAAAAAGTGTAGCTAGCATATTATAAGTCTCTGCTATCCTGTATGGCTTATAATGTGGAAGCAGCACTGCCCCTGAACCAATTCGGATATTTTTTGTTTGTGCACCAATATAGCTTATCAAAACCTCTGGAACGGAACAGGCCAATCCTGGGAGATCATGATGTTCAGTTAACCAGATTCTGCTATAACCAAGTCTATCTCCTTCTTGTGCGAGTTGCAGTGAAGCCTGTAAGGCTTCTTGTGCTGATTGTCCTGATGCAATTGGTGATTGATCCAAAATGCTAAGTTTCATTTTGTTACCTCCTTTCTAGTCTTTCGTAATTTAATGGTAAATCATAACTAGTCGAAAGTCGCCTGAAACGCTTGCTTTGTTATTTTAGTTTGCGGCCTTTAGCAAAAAATATAAGGAGCTGAATTCAAATTTGGGAGTATGAGTAAATGGTATATTCTAGCGAGGTTTTTGATTTAATACATCAAGAAGGCAAGTGACATAAATGGTCGTCACTTATTCTATCGAGGTCTTTTTAGGGATATATGTAAAAAAGAAAAGCCCTTTTAAGGGGCTTTCTAGTTTGTAGACAAAAGGAGTTCGGAATTAAAAAATTTTGAACCCCTTTTGAAATTCCCTCTGAATTTCGCCTAAAGTTAAGAGATTGGGGGCTCTACGAGCCCACTATCTTATGCCATTTTTGGTCCTCGCCATGTCCAATTGGTCATCTTCTTTAAATTAATGGCAGCGAAAGTAAGCATCGCCTGCATCGACAATTTTTTAAGTCCCCTTAAAGTAGTCCAACGCATACCATGCTTTTCTTTTGCATCTGCGAATACACGCTCATTCGTTTCTTTACGCTTCGCATATATAGGTTTTACATTTTGATGATGACGCAGATGATCTGCTTCTTCCACATGTGTTTGCCAGATATGCCGTGTCACCAGGTTTTAATACTTCTATTTTAAAACAAAAATAACTCTAGGCAAAAGTGTTCTATCTAAAAGGTAAGACAAAGTTGATTGGAACGGAAGGTACGAGACTCCTGCGGGAAAAGCGAGTCTAGGGGAGACCCCGCAGGCGAAAGCCGAGGAGGCTCCCGGACCGCCCGCGGAAAGCGAGTGCCTGTAGTGGAAATCAACGTCCAAATTGTACAAGCCATAAAAATAGACAAACTCGATTTTCATCGAGTTTGTCTACAGTCTGAAAAGCCCTTTTAAGGGGCTTTCCAAAGCTATTCACTTTTTTTGAATTGAGATAGTAATTCATCCGCCATTATTTCCGAATCCAAACGAGCCGCTATATATGGAGGCTGGACCCGATTATTGGACTCTACGGGCAAACCTAGCCAGACAACTCGTTTATCCAAGATGATAAACGAAAAGGAAACAGGTGAACAAATAAATTGATCAGAGTGGATATCAGGGTTTCTTTTTGCTGAAATGATCGTCAATTTCACTGCAGGGTTTCGTTTCATT
This window contains:
- a CDS encoding LLM class flavin-dependent oxidoreductase encodes the protein MKLSILDQSPIASGQSAQEALQASLQLAQEGDRLGYSRIWLTEHHDLPGLACSVPEVLISYIGAQTKNIRIGSGAVLLPHYKPYRIAETYNMLATLFPGRIDMGIGRAPGGSAEATMALSDNFLQNVYKMPELVQELLNFLRDEFPNEHPFSNVSAAPIPKVPPEPWILGTSGKSANLAAENGTAYAFGEFMSENDGVQSFHQYREHFQTKGLLKEPKTIVTVSAICSETEEHAKEIALSNILWKIQSGQGGRKQVPSIEEVRSHDWTEKEKALMETMHEKLIFGTPSQVKYRLYEIQEKYQADEIMLITITHKLEDRLNSFRLIAREILNS